One SAR86 cluster bacterium genomic window carries:
- the uvrA gene encoding excinuclease ABC subunit UvrA yields MKFIEVKGAKAHNLKNVSLKIPRDKLTVITGLSGSGKSSLAFDTIYAEGQRRYVESLSTYARQFLSVMDKADIESIEGLSPSISIQQKSTSHNPRSTVGTITEIHDYLRLLFARVGIPKCPDHGLELDAKPVTIMVANVIQKELGNKISVFAPIVMDGKGEHVELLSQLMAEGFTKVSIDGEIYQINKVPILEKNIKHNISVLVDQLMIEDEDDCRQRLTESIETALRFSEGSVDIQSGDVNFRLSNKHSCPKCNFSLQELEPKIFSFNNPSGACEECDGLGTNTYFDEDKIVKYKNLSVMQGCIEPWNTPYYQSKLIGIFDHLKEDINKNWQSLSEKTRKKILWGINEKITFKDLTNQETKKENFEGVIPSLQRQYNRTDSFFIREKISGYISEKKCESCGGKRLNAISRNVFVDGFNLPEISDLKIDDALEIVNNLNLTGNKLEIAEKICKEISLRLSFLKDVGLNYLNLSRGAQTLSGGEAQRIRLASQIGSGLVGVIYVLDEPSIGLHQRDNQKLINTLIKLRDLGNTVIVVEHDEEMIKSADHVIDLGIGAGIHGGEIIAEGNLEEIKKNKKSLTAKYLRGEKEISISKDQRVTSNKSILISGANTNNLKNVSVDIPLNKLVSITGVSGSGKSSLINHTLIPALNEKLHGHKVPDSTEFKKVMGEEHIDKLISIDQSPIGKTPRSNPATYTGLFTYIREIFSNTKEARARGYKPGRFSFNVEGGRCENCRGEGWVKVEMHFLPDLYVECDVCKGKRFRDDTLQIKFKKKNIHEILEMTVEEAAEFFSSIPQILKKLVTLQDVGLSYVKLGQAANTLSGGEAQRVKLSKELSKRDTGKTLYILDEPTTGLHFHDIQMLMNVLNQLVSKGNSVLVIEHNLDVIRLSDWIIDLGPEGGDGGGTVVAEGDLKAILKNKKSFTGQMLKIT; encoded by the coding sequence TTGAAATTTATAGAAGTAAAAGGAGCTAAGGCTCATAACTTAAAAAATGTATCTCTGAAAATTCCAAGAGATAAGCTCACTGTAATAACAGGGCTCTCTGGATCTGGGAAATCCTCTCTAGCTTTTGACACTATATATGCTGAAGGGCAAAGAAGATACGTTGAATCACTCTCAACATATGCTAGGCAGTTTTTATCTGTAATGGATAAGGCAGATATAGAATCAATAGAGGGATTATCGCCATCGATTTCAATTCAACAAAAATCAACCTCTCATAATCCAAGGTCAACAGTTGGGACTATTACTGAGATTCATGACTATTTACGACTGCTTTTCGCAAGAGTAGGTATACCAAAATGTCCAGATCATGGGCTTGAGCTAGATGCTAAACCAGTTACTATTATGGTAGCCAATGTAATTCAAAAGGAATTAGGAAATAAAATTTCTGTATTTGCTCCCATAGTTATGGATGGTAAGGGAGAACATGTTGAACTTCTTTCTCAACTTATGGCAGAGGGATTCACAAAAGTAAGTATTGATGGAGAAATTTATCAAATAAATAAAGTTCCAATCTTGGAAAAAAATATAAAACATAATATATCTGTTTTGGTTGATCAGCTTATGATTGAAGATGAAGATGATTGCAGACAAAGACTTACAGAATCTATAGAAACTGCATTGAGATTTTCAGAAGGATCAGTTGACATACAATCTGGAGACGTAAATTTTCGATTATCAAATAAACATTCGTGTCCAAAGTGCAATTTTTCTTTACAAGAGTTAGAGCCAAAAATATTTTCTTTTAATAATCCTAGTGGTGCTTGTGAAGAATGTGATGGCCTTGGAACAAATACTTATTTCGATGAAGATAAAATAGTTAAATATAAAAACCTTAGTGTAATGCAGGGATGTATAGAGCCATGGAATACCCCTTATTACCAGTCAAAATTAATAGGAATTTTTGATCATCTTAAAGAAGACATAAATAAAAATTGGCAAAGTTTGTCTGAAAAAACTAGAAAAAAAATCTTATGGGGAATAAATGAGAAAATTACATTTAAAGATCTCACTAATCAAGAAACTAAAAAGGAAAATTTTGAAGGTGTAATTCCATCACTTCAGAGACAATATAACCGTACAGACTCATTTTTTATAAGAGAAAAAATTAGTGGCTATATTTCAGAGAAAAAATGTGAAAGTTGCGGCGGAAAAAGACTGAATGCTATTTCAAGAAATGTTTTTGTTGATGGTTTTAATCTTCCTGAAATTAGTGACTTAAAGATTGATGATGCTCTTGAAATAGTAAATAACTTAAATCTTACTGGGAATAAATTAGAGATTGCTGAGAAAATTTGTAAAGAAATTAGCCTAAGACTTTCTTTTTTGAAAGATGTTGGACTTAATTATTTAAATCTCTCAAGAGGTGCGCAAACACTTTCAGGCGGTGAAGCACAAAGAATTAGACTAGCTAGCCAAATTGGTTCAGGTCTTGTTGGGGTAATCTATGTGCTTGATGAGCCTTCAATTGGTTTGCATCAAAGAGATAACCAAAAACTTATAAATACTCTTATAAAATTAAGAGATCTTGGAAACACAGTAATTGTAGTTGAGCATGATGAGGAAATGATAAAGTCTGCTGATCATGTAATAGATCTTGGTATTGGTGCTGGAATTCATGGTGGAGAAATTATTGCTGAGGGTAATTTAGAAGAAATCAAAAAAAATAAAAAATCACTTACAGCAAAATATCTGAGAGGAGAAAAAGAAATAAGCATCTCAAAAGATCAAAGAGTTACTTCTAATAAATCTATATTAATTTCTGGAGCAAATACTAATAATTTAAAAAATGTAAGTGTTGATATTCCATTAAATAAATTAGTTTCTATTACGGGAGTTTCTGGTTCTGGAAAATCATCACTTATAAATCATACTTTGATACCCGCACTAAATGAAAAACTGCATGGACATAAAGTTCCAGACTCAACAGAATTTAAAAAAGTTATGGGAGAAGAACATATTGATAAACTTATATCGATCGACCAAAGTCCTATAGGCAAAACACCTCGATCTAATCCTGCAACTTATACAGGCTTATTTACATATATAAGAGAAATCTTCTCAAATACTAAAGAAGCACGTGCTAGAGGGTATAAACCAGGTAGATTTAGTTTTAATGTTGAAGGCGGAAGATGTGAAAATTGTAGAGGAGAAGGTTGGGTAAAAGTTGAAATGCATTTTCTTCCAGATTTATATGTTGAATGTGATGTTTGTAAAGGTAAAAGATTTAGAGACGATACATTGCAAATTAAATTTAAGAAAAAAAACATACATGAAATTCTTGAAATGACAGTTGAAGAGGCAGCAGAGTTCTTTAGTTCAATACCTCAAATTCTTAAAAAATTAGTTACACTGCAGGACGTAGGACTGTCTTATGTAAAACTTGGCCAAGCTGCAAACACTTTATCTGGTGGTGAAGCTCAAAGGGTAAAATTATCGAAAGAACTTTCTAAAAGAGATACTGGAAAAACTCTTTATATTTTAGATGAACCTACTACTGGACTTCATTTTCATGATATTCAAATGCTGATGAATGTATTAAACCAGTTAGTAAGCAAAGGCAATTCTGTATTAGTTATAGAGCATAATTTAGACGTAATTCGACTTTCAGATTGGATAATCGATCTTGGCCCAGAAGGTGGAGATGGCGGGGGGACGGTAGTTGCTGAAGGTGATCTAAAGGCTATCTTAAAAAATAAAAAGTCCTTTACCGGTCAAATGTTAAAAATTACCTAA
- a CDS encoding single-stranded DNA-binding protein, whose protein sequence is MSNGLNKVLIIGNLGADPDVKFTQAGSPVANLSIATTERWKDKSSGEQKEKVEWHRVVLFNRLAEIAQEYLKKGSQIYVEGKLQTRSWENDKGEKKYTTEVIAKELTMLGSKSSSNDTGAAPQMDEQKPPPIDDEIPF, encoded by the coding sequence ATGTCTAACGGTCTAAATAAAGTATTAATTATTGGAAATTTAGGAGCTGATCCAGATGTAAAATTTACACAGGCTGGTAGTCCTGTCGCAAATTTGTCTATAGCTACTACCGAAAGATGGAAAGATAAAAGTTCTGGAGAGCAAAAAGAAAAGGTTGAATGGCATAGAGTTGTTCTTTTTAATCGCTTAGCTGAAATTGCCCAAGAGTACTTGAAAAAAGGTTCGCAAATTTATGTTGAAGGTAAACTTCAAACAAGATCTTGGGAAAATGATAAGGGTGAAAAGAAGTATACAACTGAAGTCATAGCAAAAGAACTAACAATGCTAGGTTCTAAATCATCATCAAACGATACGGGAGCGGCACCTCAAATGGATGAACAGAAGCCACCTCCAATTGATGACGAGATTCCTTTCTAA